The Clavelina lepadiformis chromosome 3, kaClaLepa1.1, whole genome shotgun sequence region TTGTCGACCAATGACGTAATTCCTTATGTTCTATGAGCGCAAATCACGGTGACAAGGCAAAAATCGAATCGTGCGAAACTGGATTCTGAGTTGGATCAATACGACAAAATTCGCTTGTTGTGTGCTGTGATCTTTCGTGTTAACGTGTTATGTCTATACTTAAACATACTTTAAACCAATACCTTAAAACGTCCTCAAAGTACCATTTAAACGAAGAAAGAATGAGACAAAATTAGCTTgcattaaaaacttttgaaaggCCATGATcccaaattttcaaacattgcCTTCATTTCGGAATCTATATTAGGCCAATTTCCTATACTTGTAGCGTATAACGACAAGATGACATCTTTACTAGGCGCTCTTTAGAAAAATATATAGTTAGTGTAAGATCCATTATCCATCATTATTGCCTACCACTGGCAAAATGTAGCATAGAACGACTGAGCATTCAGTACTTGcgtataattaattaaacgtcAAATAAGTACAAGCtcataattataaaaaaatgattcGTTATTCAATTAAACTAGCACTATTCAATGATTCTAAGAAAAACATGAAAGTCCGAGAAATAAGAGAAAATGAATACAGAAGATTCAgaatttgttttgattttctaCTTTCTGAAATAGCTACAATAACACATGCAATGACTGTACCATGAAATTATTCTAATTGCTGTGTCAATTGCTCACAATGACGAGGCGTGCAAAAGAAAAAGGCGAGAGACTCAGTCCAAGCACGTTAAAAGCAAGCTCTTTCTCTTTGCCAAAGCAGAACTGATGAAAGCTGCCAAGCAAATAAGCTGAGGTGTATAGCAGCAAAACCTGAATCATGCTCAGCACGGTGTGGAAAGTGCTGCAAGGCAATCGCCACAAAACAGCTAAACAAGGAGCGAGAGCCCTCGATGCCGAGCTACATGACTTAAACGGAGTTCCTTGCAGACTTGTGGACTTTATGAAAGAAGACCGACCTCTTGTAATTAGCTTTGGTTCATGCACCTGACCCAAATATCTTCAAAAGGTATTGCAGATAAGtgtattgcaaaatattaaatctcgctgcatttaaaataactACACAGCCctaattgcttttgttatacttttaaaatatggtCAATGTGGTTCTTTCTCCCATGTTTGTTACGCATGAACATACGGGTCTTGCACAGGTAGCCCGCACTGTAGTACACTGATTCATTTATACAATTCTCTGGAAAATGATTTCCCGCATCTACTACATTTTTTACGGAAAATTTAAGTcacaattaaaacatttgaagtTTCTAGTTTGCCTGTGATATGTATGCGTAACAAACATGTATTCTAAACTTAGCCCACACTTTGCTTTTAAGTTAATCATTTACAACGAGGGATGATACTGTGTATATTATACATGTTTCAGGTCTCAGAGTTCAACAAAATTGTTGCAGAATTCGCCGACAAACCAGTTGATTTTATGATGATCTACATTGAAGAAGTTCACCCATCTGACGGATTTGATGTCAaagaaaatgaatttaaagTCATCCAACACAAGTCAGTCGAGGAGAGAATTGCAGCCGCTAAAGCTTTTGCGGAAAACGCTGGAATTAAGTGCTTGATGCTGGTAGATAGTATGTCTAACGAAGCTACCGCACTGTACGGTGCATTTCCAGATCGTTTGTATATTATTCGTAACGACGTCATCGAATTCGTTGGTGGGATGGGGCCCATGTTCTACAACGTCAGCAAAATGGTCAAAGCATTAAAGACACTCTTATAGTAAATGTTTACTTTCTACTTCAAACTACcattatatatactgtagtatGAACAATATAACACAAAACGATTACTGAATGTTGATGATGAGCCATATCTAAATCTTTGCTATGGATTTGATGAACATATTCAGTAATTAAAAGTGCGTATATGGTataatttattgatttttccAAGTTTTTCGTATTGTTTTAAGTATACATACAGTATAACGTACGTTTcggtataataaaacaatgttcaaaCACAGTTCCCGGAATATGAAAAACACATTCTCAAATATAAACTAATACAGCAGTACATCTGCTTTTTGAATTATCATAACGATTAAAAGACGACAACGAGCGTCTCACATTATTCTACTTTCGTTATAATTATTCCTGAAGTTAATAGAAAAACGGAAAGTTGTGCGAAAGATGGTGATGACATGATGTTTTTAGAAGACGAAAAGTCTCATTTCATAGAAGACGAAAGGCTTTCATTTAACCAGTTGCAGCACTTTGGTAGAGCAAATCGGTTTCAACTCTTCCCAAGCTATAAAGTCACgatattgttaaaatttcttgtttattgttactacaaattccaaaataactacaaaataattgTTCTGCTGAtgttaactaaaaaatcacCGCAACATTTTTGTCCTGTGTTTTACAAAGTGGCTAATTAAGCATTGTGTGATTTTGGACAATATTTAATTGaccaataaaactttaaaaactaACATTGTTATTTGTCGGAATCAActttattcaaaaaattataaaaaaggaACTAGTAgacttgaaaaattacataGCCACTACAATCCGTATTAGCCTACTTTAATGTGATGTAGATTGTAGACACAGTGGCCGTAATTTTATTgaacataaaaatttttgcaaaattgttcTTTCATTCTTGCAAAGTTGCAACTGATTAATTGTGCAACGTAAAAACTCATTAACGCGTCATAAATATAGGATCGTGATGGGAAAAATGACGTTGATGACTTTTACACTGCCTTGTCTAATAAAACTTGTCTTACatataaaagtttgttttaatttgtatttcaggaaAATAGAAAAGTAAACGTACTCTAAGAATGTGCCTAAACAAAAAAAGACAGCAACAAAATGTGCGAAAACGGAAATTGgcctaaaaaaaattgactgaAATCAAAAAATCGACTTTTACAAAAGCGGTTGCCGTTATAGATCACGATTTACCCTAATGATTTGCTAACAATGGAATACTGGTTTACAGGACCCGGTTTAGCGTCAGGCTTCTTATCGACTAAACATATAGTATTATAGTTGGTAGAGCTTAAGTAACACGTACGTTGCTTGCCTCCTGTGTGACGCGGTTTCACTACTTTGCGTGCATCGGATTTGGCGCCATCCATAATCACACCTGCCTTGTTTTAGGTCTACCTACAACTTAAGACTTAGCTTTTTTACACTTtgtatatatactgtaattactACAACCGTGTTTATTGATTAATACTGGCGGAATGCTTTCAACAATACACGCATAGATATACAGTAGGCTACATGTAACCTGCTCTTGACACAGGATGCGATGTGCAATGCAATTGGACAGAAATTGTTTCTTGTCTTGAGCTACAACGCACATGATTTGAGTGTTTCTGGGAAAAACACTTGGGCTTACCATGTGATGCAACTTTGGAAAATTAGCAGGATTTCATTCAGCATAACGTCTTTTTATTTGACAATGTCATTTCAATTATGCTAAGCCCGCGGCAACTATTTTCCCTTTTCGCTTTGCAAATTCAGAAGGGCTTCATCTCATATTTCCTTTTCGGTTTCGCAAAGTCTCTGTTTTTCTGCCTGGTTGTTAATTTTGGGCAATGATTTATCAACGATTATATTTCATTCatcattttgtttgaaatgttgtttcgaaaaatttttgttgaagaTGTCTGTTACATGTATCTAAATTCTAGACACCATGAACAAAAAGTCTTTATGTTTTACGCTCCTATCATCCTTTTTTAGTGTTATGATAAGATAAAGGGTATGATATACAACTGGGCAGAAACAAGTTTTATTCCAAAACCCATTAGCCTACTTTCAGGTTGTGCAAGGTGTTTCCGCAGGTCACAGTAAGATAGCTGTTGGTGATCAAATGCCTTGATGATGTAAAAGCTTTCAGCAAGTTTGTGTGGTTTagtttatatatatttcataaaaagaGTTTAATTAGCGCTTTTGATATCATCCGAGTACGTTCACATGTATACTGTTATATGTTTCTTGCACtcttttataaaatgaaacataCTTATCAGTATCATCCACTTTACTCGGTGTTATGCAGTCCCTATAGTGTCCAGCTAGAAAGAagcctatttagcaaatatgtGGTGACGTCGGTATTGCAAAAGTAAGATGAGATCGGAGTAAGGCTGGTGGCAAccttttatttatatttgtaaaaacaaaccGTGCTTACCTAAAAAAGCATGCAGAAAACTTAACTACTGAGGTTTGAAATGTCAAAATTAATAagatcaaaaatttaatttaaaaaatatatatacaaaatagTGGCAGCATGTTGGCAGTAATATGAACAGAATACAAACGAGGCAAAGACATAAAACATTAATATTGCAATACAAGCGATGCATTTTGTGTGAAGAGGACCAGTTCATTATCCACATAAAGACAAAAAAGATTACCAAAATGTAAACTGTAGAAATCACAAGTTTATGCTGCAGCTGTTTGCAACAACAATATAACATAAGTAGGTTAATTACTCTACAAATGATATAAAATAATCACTACACTTTATCAGTGACTATTTCCTGAGTACGTAAGAATTATATTTTTCCCTGTGTCGAGCAAGCAATTAAGCAATAATCGCACGAATCTTCCGATCGCTTTTTCTTTGTGCAATATCAGCTAAATTCCTTAAAATCATTCAGTCTAGCAAGTGAAGCATCAGAACTTTTTCGCATTCGTTTTGGAACTTGAGTAATGCTGGGTTGATGATGCGAGCGATCATGTACATGACTTCTTCGTTCCTTGCTGATAGAAGCAAATTATTTTGGGATTACCTGACAGTTTGAATGCAGCTTCGTTTTTGATGTATGTCAGAGAATAAACTTTATTAACTAATTACCTTTCATTGTTGTTATAAAATCCGTCATAATGAAGGGCTCGACGTTGTGATTCtgaatattaaaacaaacaattacgGAAAAAATACAGCATATCTACATCTCCAGGCTCtacatttttttggaaatctGCCGATATACTCACGTTGTCAATCAACCAATGTACAACCTGCGGCCCCCGCGTGCCACACTATACGAATCTCAACGTCGCCTACAGCAATCTATATAGCCTTTGCcatacaattttgaaataacgACAGCAAACAGGTTACAAAATACCCAATAATAAGTTTACAAAtactaaaattttgtttaagttgttgaaatttatttgcgtTTTGACATAATGTGTTTTGTCTAAAATTGGCTGTGTATTTCCAGcgattttcatgaaaaatgttatttatGCGAGATTATGTAGGATGCCATTTCGTTTTGCCTAACTTATAGGCTAAATTGCCATTTTTTCATTCAACACAATTGCAGCGGAACAAGCAGCGCAAACCGTTCcaaaatgtattttgttgCAAGTTGCATGCGGTATCGCGAAGTGGACTACTGCTATGTCTTTAATAgcatttaatttacattcccaatTATATAAAGAGCCGTTTGAAGACTTCCAAATGACATCAACAAGACCATTTTGAAACGTCACTGTATTGCATCATAATCTGTTGTTCTAACTCAACGTTTTGTCAAACGTGATCTGAGAACGCAAAAATGTGCAGATCCGTGTCTTACGAGTGATGTCACCTAATTCTGAtggaaaacaataaatttttcaaccaaaaaaaattaCGTGGCCCGTAAGGTTCACAAATCTTTGAATATGGCCAGTTAAATGAAAACGTTGCACAaaccagttacatttactGTAATCAATTAATCAGTACGCCAATTATAAAACACCAAAATTGACACAATTACTTAGCAATAATGTTCTGGACAGTTGGGAACTATACTTCAAAGTCCAGACTTGCTCTAACTGCCAGAGCCCAGAGCACACTTTTGCGTCTGTTCCAGACGCCAGCTATTGGTACGTTGTATGGAAAAtttagctttatttaaaattgaaaagaatGCCATGTGGCCAAGACGGCAATATCGAGATTGGCGGTGGAAGCTGATTTTTTATTCACAGGAGGATTCTTTGTTGGCCGTCAATAGGTTAATATCACaatcgtcaactaactactcAAAATATATAGGTTATAGAAGTACTGTACTATTTGATCTTCGCTATTAAACTGATACAAATCATTTTACGTTTTTTGAAACGATAAACTGTACTGGATTATGTGAATTGCCGATATACACAAGGTTGGACCGAAAATGCTATCcctttaaagttttcttaataatttctttttttatcttgAGTAAATCAAACAGTTGGTTGCAAAACATAGGATTTTTGTCGGAACCAAAGATACTGTACTGAATACTGATACAAGCCGATGTAGGCCTACTGAAATTATAGGCAATGTATAGGATGATTCTATTGTGTAACAACTGGGCCTTATTGAAACATTACGAGTTAAATTgatgtattttaaaattttaaaattttgttaccaTCATTGTTCACTTTGCTTTTTCGCACTTTCTCTTGAAACTCTTGTCCAAACATAGATGGTTCCCGTTGCAGAGTAGGCCTTCTTGTGATTTTTTGCTCAGGTGACTCATCAGCAGGAGAGGGAGTTCTTCAGTGATATATATACAGCTTAACAATTGGTGTGCTATGATACCTTGCTTATCTTAAGCTAAAACCGTGTTCTTGTATATGCATCAGAACACGTAAAACCAGCTTTTAAAGCAcaataataaattgttttaatgaGTTTCTCTATTTGAAAGGTTTAACGAATTTacctttcaaaattatttactcCTTCAGATTGTGACATGCTTGTATAACACTGCAGTGATCTTCGATTGTCACTGTGACGTATCACTCTGTGTAagataaaaatcttttttgctATTCGTCTCAGTGCAATATGGGTTTGTTATCATTCAAACTTTCATATAGGATATTGTACCTGGACGATAGGTCAAAGGTTTTTTCGTTTAGTATAGCCTGTCGTTGATTGGGTTCTTTGGTAGTCGTTAGAAAAGTGGCTTCACCTGCAAGAAGAAcgaaaaatctttaaaaattgGTCATGTGCGCAAATGAAAATTCAGACTTTCACTGAAGTATATGCATGCTATTATACTTATCGTGTAGAGTAGTATACCTGATTCAGCTATAGCAGGCTATAGTTTGAAAACGGGTTATACTGGTATATTGCTTTGCAATTCCCATATATCGACCTACTGACTGTACAGTACTTACTAGTGCGATTATGAACGTTAAAGGTTCCACTTTCTTTTCTGTTGGGAACGGTGTTGTAAAGGTTATTTGCTTGATATGGAGGAAACTTACTTCTTTCTAAAACATATTAAAATTTGGatcatttttgtaaaatcgTCACGTGTAAATCATTTAATTGCAAACTATGTTTTTAGCTCATTAGATTAGTTCGTTGCACCAGTATATTTTTCCATGGAAATCCCAAGTATTAGTATCTATTGGTTAGGCCtaatatattttcaacatcATGTAATGGGCCTGTAATGTGCTATACGTACCGATATTGTCATTTTCAAATGAAGTAATTTCTTCCCTGACTGGTTTTGAATGTCTATGAGTTATAACACCTGGACTTGGAATATAATTTAAAGAATTGTCATGTCTCTGTAATACAGAAAAAACTGATTTCGATTTGATTTCATAAgggaaaaaataaatatttagaaGCTTTTACAGCAAGTGCAACTctgaaatttaaattgaaaacataCCGCTTTGCTTTGTCGATTATGATTTCTTCCAGGTTGCTCTTGGCATTGTGATGGACGATTTTCGGAATCTAGTTTTTTTCGACCTTAACATGCACAGAAAGTTTATCGGGGTGATCGAATGTTAAATGTTTAACTTGACAGAATATGATGATACTTTATGGATTActaactttttctttcatctctatgtttaaaatctttgtctTCCTCGCTACGCCTGTGCCTTCTTTCCTTCTTCTTTTCTGACTTCTTCATTTTACTTGACCGGTGCCTTAGTTAAAACGTTCTTtgtaattcaaaatttttgtgaaCTTGCATAAACAACCAAATGACTTACTCTTTTTGATTAACATGATTTTCAGTTTGAAAAGGCGGTTTTGTGCCCGGCAAATTTTCATGATCTTCTATGTCTTGCAATTCACAATGTTCAAAGGAGGTAAATtctttttgattaattttttggaTTTGGGTGAATGTGGGATTCGTAGACAGATAAGACTGTTGAAAAGAGAAATACATGTGCATAGTTAATTGATAATACATATGTTAATTGGCCACCAGTTTTTAGTAACTGATTTCATTGTTCTTTAATATAAAGTTACTTGTGGTAAAGGATAAGATATAGCGTTCTGAAATGGAAAGGTTGATCCATTTGGAAGAAAGCTTTCATCTTGGGTGACTTGTGTCATCTGATGATATGGTGAAGTTTTTCGACTGCGCCTCTTGTCGGACTTTGTCATGTCAGTCTCTTCtaatttttctttagttttagtTTTCGTGTTATGTGAACTCTTCTTTACATTCATCTATAAATAGATTTCAAACGTCATTTTGGTGGTAACTAATTAGATCTTTCACAAATTTTTACCTTCGACAAGCAGATACTGCACTAACTTCTAATGGTTAATGTCTAGTGAGTGATTGAATTTTGCATTTAtgtttgttgaattagaccatttatgttttatgaatTAGACTTTGCATATCAGTATTGCTATTTTATACCTTTAATAAATTTGCTTTCAGTTTTCTCATATACAAGCAAATCGAgagaaatatgaaaaatgCCAGGATCACTAGAATGATGCTCGGAagaactgtttgcaaaatGGTTTTCATTTGAGCTTCTTCAGATTCACTTTTGTCTTCACAATTTCTACTCAATTCAAGTTAAACAGatgtatttattatttcaCAACAGCATACCAGTACCTgacaaatatgaaataaatgaCTTAATAAATAACTTTCCCGAAGTATAAGTAACATACTTTCCGCTAAAGCCTTCTTTAcacaaacaccaaaaatgtcCATCTCTGTCCAGACACGAACCTCCATTTTCACATTCGACACCTTCACAGTCATCAATGTTAACTTCGCAGTAATGACCAGAGAAACCATTCGAACATGTGCAAGTAAAAGTTCCCTGGTTTAAAGGAGATACATAGGTTGTTAGGCTACCTTTGTTTATTAGTACATTAAATAGGAAAGCACATGAATTTATCTCTCATGTAAAGCATCTTTATGACAAGCAATATAAATTTTTCActgataaaaattatttcatcgCTGTGTTATCATGACATTTTACCAGTTTAGCACAAATAAACTGTATACTTGGTTTGACTACGATTTTTATGTGCCAGCCTTCACCACCTGTCCTTCTTCACATGTTCCTCCGTTGAGGCAAGAAGTTTTATGGCAATCTACTGTTTCTTCTAAGCAATTATCTCCCTTGAAACCCGTAATGCATGTGCATCTACGTCACAATATAAGCCAAATTTATTGGATTAATGAGAAGCTGTTACTGTTATTGTTAGACTGGGTTGTGTAAAAACTGGAGTATTTTGGtagtagtaggcctatacaatCAGGCGGGCGTGTTTTCAACTACCATACCAATACATTGCTGTAAAACACATGGTCACCATTATTATGTTTAAGTACCTTCTAAAACGGGCCTTTGTCAGTCCAggtttttataaaagtttccTTTTATATATTgcttttgtatgtttttatgCAGTGATGGGTAAAAGCACTATTTCATAAAATGTACTCGATAGAATATACATTATACGCACACGGCGTGAATTCGACTATTTCAGATGTGGACGTTGTAAATTTAAGTAAACCTTAATAGCAAAACCTTGGAAGTTGGACACATACATAGAATAAACACTTGAGCCAAGACAGTACAggttataaaatataaaaatgtttttcgtaAACACTGTGTGTTCTATACTGTCTCCACTCTATTGTACTCGCTGGGCATGTGAAACTATGGTTACCTGTAAGCATTGACGAGGTCTGTGCATGTTGAATTATTAGCACATGGGCTTGAATCACATTCGTCCATGTTAACTTCGCAGGTTTCACCTTAGTAGCGTtaatattt contains the following coding sequences:
- the LOC143449796 gene encoding thyroxine 5-deiodinase-like; the encoded protein is MLSTVWKVLQGNRHKTAKQGARALDAELHDLNGVPCRLVDFMKEDRPLVSEFNKIVAEFADKPVDFMMIYIEEVHPSDGFDVKENEFKVIQHKSVEERIAAAKAFAENAGIKCLMLVDSMSNEATALYGAFPDRLYIIRNDVIEFVGGMGPMFYNVSKMVKALKTLL